The Nicotiana tabacum cultivar K326 chromosome 5, ASM71507v2, whole genome shotgun sequence sequence AGTTTTAGGGGATTTTGATGATCCAATAATTTGTCATTTCTATCTGCTTATGATCACATATACTTAAACATAAAGAGTGTGtccaaaattttgaaatatttgtGGCGATGGGGGCTGCTTTATGTGACTAGAGATTTAGAAGAATGCAAAGAAAGGAGAAGATAACATTGGCTGGACTTTAATAGACTTTTTTCACAGTCAAATTAACAATTAAAGAGAAGAGTTTTACTTGTCGGGCTTGCTGTATATGTTAGTGTCTCCTAAGGTTTTACATGATTGTATTTTAGTCTCTCCTTCACTAAGATGTCTATTATGCTTTCCAAGACTAAaatctttaattttctttttctcattaGGATGAAATAACAAAGTTTTCAGGGATTACTAGGgtaaggaagaagagaagctaaTTCTGTAGGATTCTATTCTTTTTACCAACTCATTTCAAATATCCACATTTAGATAAGACTTCTAGCATTTAATAAGAAATTTATAAACTGAAGATAACGTAAAAAGTACTCTTCAGTTTCAATTTGTTTGGCATCATTAAACTAGGGACATAGCTTAGGAAATAAAGAATGATTTCATTACGTCATTTTTAATAGGAGTATATAAAAACTACCAAAAGTACCCTTATAATGAGGCCACACTAATCATGTCAATTACTAAAAAGAGCACATACAAAGGTATCAATCTTTTTCCGATCAACAAGAAAAATATCAAGTCAAATGTGACAAAAGgggtctaaattttaattttttattgttACAATTATTCATATTCAATGGAAAATTTACTACTTTCCTGAAATAATAATTGTTAAAGaactaaagaagaaaaagaatagaatgaataataagaGAGCAGAGATCAAATTCTAGCACAAGCCAAAAAGTTAAGatgattttttcttatttttgtatTAGTGATGAATAGGTAAACGAACTTGTTAAAATGAAATCAAATTAAGGGAGGTAAATATAACACTATTATAAACTATATAAGGGAGGTTAATGTTACAAAGTAAAACCTCGGGGAAAAATTCTGAAACTAAAGAAGCTAGGGGGTTTATTAAAGAAATGAAGCAAAGTGCGGAAGGTCAGTACTTTAGGGTACAAACACAAAACACCCAATCTTTTTATTTGGTGGAGAAAAATAGGCATTGTGAAAGATTCGAAGCTAATTTTGAGGGTTTCACAGCACTGGTCGAGAACAGAGAGGAAAAATGCCGTGCCTTAACATTTCGACAAACGTGAATTTGGAGGGAGTTGATACTTCCTCTATTCTTTCTGAAGCTACCTCTTCTGTTGCCAAACTCATCGGCAAACCAGAGGCCGTATGTTCACTTTACTCCTTTCCTATTTTCATCTAAATTCAATTACATAGATGCACAAATGTTAAATTTTAGTACTATTTTACTTTAGATCGCTTTTTTTTTAGCCTTGAAATGCCTGCACAGTTACAAATATACACTGATGTTAACTTATATGTGTGTATTTTATTGGGTGTCGTTCTGTGTGCTTAAGTTACTTGTACACtttatgtcacgatccaaataaAACAGTAATATAAAATTACATAAAGAGTACTGTACAACAACATTGCCTCAATCCAAAGCTAGTTGCGGTCGACGATGTAACTCGTCTCAGTCCAGTATTTAAGGTTCTCTAGCACTAGAAATTCTGAGCCGAGTGTCTACCGAAAACAGTCTGTCTGCCTTATCAAGTAGGGGCAAGATCTGCATACACCCtactccacttgtgggattacactgagtctttggttgttgttgttgtagcacTAGACATTCTCTACATTTCCTATAGATGGACGAATAGACAGCCAATAGTGAATCTAAAGTAAATGTACAAACATGACTAAAACGTAACTCCCAATTAGTTGTTATTGCATACATGAATTTGTTTCCCATTGCAATAGAAAACCCTATGAACCTTATCAAGGTTActatgttttgatattttttttgttggaGATTGATCAAAGTTTTGTCTCAATGTACAACCTAAGCTTGTAGGTTTGGAAAATACTGTTTTCCCCAAATTGAATGCTCATGTTTTGGCACAATGCGCGTTTGTTAGTTGCTTGAGATTGTTTACCAAATGTTTTGACTCCAGTTTCATGATTCTTACTCCGGCTAACTTGTCATTTTTTGTTCACTGCACATCTGTCTTACAGAATGAAAATCAAGGATCAGAAAGGGCAACCTTAACATCTTTAATAACCAAAATTATTTGCAATATGCTAAACAATCCTATCTAAGTTCTATTATTTAGGATGGAAAGGAAAGAGTAGCTTGGAAACATGAGTAAATAGATTAGTTTGACTTCTAATGCACTATATTTCTTGTTCATTCCTTTCCTCTCAGTTCTATCCATCAAATCAATCAACCCTATTATGTATTTGACTGACAATGAACTTCAAGAGCGGAAGAGCCCCTAAAATTGAGAGGAGAAAAGTATTGATGTTACCGAGAAAAACTGTTGGTCGAGGGGAGACCAATAATAAGCATTGGAATGTTAGATATTGACTGAGGAGGAAAAAAGAGCTGTTTTGCTGGTGTTTCTCAAAGATAGTTTTACGAGAGAATCAGTCTCTGGCGTTTGATGAATTATTAAATCTAACTAAGTAGAAAGTAATGGCCTATTTGTATCAAATTCATTCGTGGATGAATACTTAAGCAAGTAGCTTCACTCTATGGTTTTGCCTTGTACTCTATACAGAAGCTCAATTGACATGTTCTAGTGGCGTTTTCTAATTCGGATGGTTTCTCTGGTAGTACATTAAGATTGCTTTCATTGTGCAGTATGTCATGATTGTGTTGAAGGGATCGGTTCCCATGTCTTTTGGGGGTACAGAACAACCAGCTGCCTATGGTGAGTTGGTCTCGATTGGGGGCTTAAATGCTGATGTTAACAAGAAGCTCAGTGCTGCAATTGCTGGCATACTTGAGACTAAATTGTCTATCCCCAAATCTCGATTTTTCCTGAAATTCTATGATACTAAGGTAATGTGCTTGGCTTCTTAATATTTCAAGGATGGGTAAACTATCCGCATCTCTCTCATTGCATTCTTCCTGTTTGTTTAGGCCCACCAAAGTCAAGAATGTGCACAATGTCTGCATGCTTTACACCAGTGCTAGATCATGTAATTAAACTTTTCACCGTCTAAGAACACGAGGAGAAGTTTTATACTTTTCTGATTCCTTAAATATTTGTGAATATAGTGTTCTACTTTAGGGGTGTCGGTCATAtagtattttgtccttttaaaTCTGACAAGACTGATGACTGTTGCTCTTTTTTTTTAGGGTTCCTTCTTTGGCTGGAATGGATCTACCTTCTGAATTTCTATTTCACAATTGGTCATCTTTGAGCCACTTATGAACTGTATGTATGTGCTTGGATCTGTATTTGCCAAGTAACTTGATACTATATCTTTTCTTGTAACTTGGAATGATGAATGTCTGGTCCTTGTTGTGACCGATGGAATTATCCTGCTTCTAAGCCCTATATTTGATCTTGGAAACGTTGTCTTGAATAGAAGGTTCGAGCTATCAGCACTCTTATGCAATGACATGATATCTTTAAAGGAATAAATTGTTTCTTGGAACTAAAGCAACTCATGTTGTCATCGCTGAGATTATTTTGTTCATCGTGTAAGATGCTCACATGTGTGCATGTTCTTGTTTCATCCGTATTTTCTCATTTCTCTGCCTCATTTTGTTTGCATGCCTACCGAGGATTGCCTAGACTTGGTTTTCTTATCCTCTTACGTTTGTCATGAAGGCTCCATAATCTGCTTTTTAAACTATGACTCAATCATTAGCAGATTTGTTTCACACATTTCACGAACTTGGTATTGTGCTATTTCTTGTTAGCTTCGTCTTTCAATGCATTCATTTATCTCATGATAAATTTATTAGCTCTAATTGTCGTAGtatcttttgttgttttttattttatttatatctttTGCAAAGAGATGTCAAATCAGGCTTCGAAGTCTTGGGACAGTCTAAATCTTCTCAAAGCTCAATGTGTTGATTGCTTGGGTAATTTTCAACTAATTATAACTTTTTGCTGAGGGAGATTATTCGATGTTACACATATTTTAAGCTCCCTTATTCACGTCTTAGCACAAATTATTTAGTTGTATTTGGCAATAGCGCTAAATCTTTTTGCTTTAGGAACGCTGAAGTTTGCAGCTTCACGTATATTTGTGCCCTATGGTTAACGTTGTTTTGTGAAAGTGCGAAGTTTTGCTAAACCATAAAGTAACAAGGAatacaacatacccagtataatcccacatagtggggtctggggagggtagtgtgtacgcagactttaacCCTACCTTGAGGAGGTAGAGATGCGATTTCCAATAGACCTTCGGCTGAGGCAAGAATAGGTACcacaataataacaagaaaacaagatGGGTCAACACCGAAAAACCATGTAAAAGCAGCATACATAACAAGATAGTAAGATGATCGAAATGAAAAAAAACGACAGGTACTCAAATAAGCCTACTACCAACCAAATGCGAGAGTATGTACTAATACTACCGATATGAATAATCTAGACTACCTAACCTACTATCCTAATCTTCGGcatccacaccttcctatcacgGATCATGTCCTTCACGGAAGGAAAAAGCTTTCTTATACTGTACGTTTGCACAAAATTATATTCTTGTACTTATCCTGTGATTCCAGGACAGAGGTAGTAGTAATATGTGCTTAATAAAATAAATCGAATCGAGGTAGTAGTAATATGTGCTTAATAAAATAAATCGAATCGATGTCTCGCattaatccaaaaataaataaaatctttcTGATGTTTATTATTAAAGCAAATGATTAAATCGCTTTTCTCTTTTACCCATAGGGTATGAGTATGATAGTGTGTACGTCGACCTTACCCCCTACTCCTGAGGAGTAGAGatgttgttttcgatagaccctcgactcaagaagaTGAAAAAAGACTGTTGGCCTaagtaaatgtgaagttttgaagactgacaaaaggAACTCAAATATGGACCAGGTTCATCTTGTGAAGTACAGTCgtgatcaacccaaacatgtgaaatgcatgtgacggagataaatctaacttatcagaagtaatatctcctgatctgatcgaaaaggttgcatattggataaagagagaaagactccttacacgaagagaacacagtttaggaaaAGGATAGAATTAGAGTATGAGATCAAGTAGAACTTTTCTACCATAGAAGATTAGCATCTGTAtcccagtcaatctctaattactaactcCTTAAATATCAgtattgttctcttttacaggtaatgcacataagcagaagttaaacgtgaattagcaaaatagcaaggcaattaaGCAATTTACGTGCgattcaagcgtgcaatcctgaagctacttgaacaagatagaagaaccagttccaagtgtctaatcttttattctagttcgattgtagtaggtgattttacattgtacctttcagcttttatagaagcaattgtattaggtacttagagtgttcaagttagagttaacttgaaattgtcgcaacagttgaCGCTGTGTGTCACAAcaagattagagttaatcctaggtttacaaaagagtttttgtaaatgcaatTTTTGGcccagtgattttagtggaagtttgggaaaatcctactgagtaataggtcgtggtttttttaccttttgaaccaggtgttttccacgtaaaaatttctatgttctttatttttcttactaattattccgcaaacagcagtagttggaacacatagaagaaccaggtccttctataatcaagttaagcgaaaattgggtaccacacaaatcactccccctccccctccccctcttgtatggtattgaagttaaaacatcagttgatatcagagcaggttatccttgaagaggctaacaccttaggaacagatcaagatgagtgcactacttggaaactgggaagggcaatccactactATGCTCCctctttaatggtcagtactattcttggtggaagaacaggatgatagaccacatcataggagaagactatgaactctgggacatagtcatTGATGGTCCCATGGCTACTACAAAGAACAATGTTGAAGGAGTGgacgtgccaaagacaagagctgactgcattgctgaagatttgaagaaatgggaaaagaatgtcaaggccaagaaatggcttgtatGTGGACTAGGTCCATACGAGCATCACACAAATCATCCCCCTCCCCTCCTCCCTtttgtggtattgaagtataaaacatcaattagtatcagagcaggttatccttgaagaggctaacaccttaggaacagatcaagatgagtgcactacttggaaactgggaagggcaatccactactATGCTCCCATtctttaatggtcagtactattcttggtggaagaacaggatgatagaccacatcataggagaagactatgaactctgggacatagtcatTGATGGTCCCATGGCTACTACAAAGAacaatgctgaaggagtggacgtgccaaagacaagagctgactgcattgctgaagatttgaagaaatgggaaaagaatgtcaaggccaagaaatggcttgtgtgtggactaggtccatACGAGTACAGCAGGATTCAAAgatgtaccactgctaaggagatatgagacactttacaagtggcccatgaaggaactcctcaagtaaagagatcaagaagAACACtgttatattctcaatatgagaatttcaccatgaaggaaggagaaattATCCAGGATATGTACACAAAGTTCATAACACTaacaaatgaaattaaatctcttggaagaattatccttgaagaagacaaggttgagaaaatcttgacaagggtcttatcagtaacttgggaaagcaaaatcactgttattcaagaatcaaagaacattgctactctcaagttggatgaactaattggaaatctcactgcttatgaactgagaaggcaaaccatgaaaatggatgcacccaagaagg is a genomic window containing:
- the LOC107764538 gene encoding uncharacterized protein LOC107764538 isoform X2, with amino-acid sequence MPCLNISTNVNLEGVDTSSILSEATSSVAKLIGKPEAYVMIVLKGSVPMSFGGTEQPAAYGELVSIGGLNADVNKKLSAAIAGILETKLSIPKSRFFLKFYDTKGSFFGWNGSTF
- the LOC107764538 gene encoding uncharacterized protein LOC107764538 isoform X1 — encoded protein: MPCLNISTNVNLEGVDTSSILSEATSSVAKLIGKPEAYVMIVLKGSVPMSFGGTEQPAAYGELVSIGGLNADVNKKLSAAIAGILETKLSIPKSRFFLKFYDTKAHQSQECAQCLHALHQC